A window of Leisingera sp. S132 contains these coding sequences:
- a CDS encoding PhnD/SsuA/transferrin family substrate-binding protein, translating into MKLFKWTFGIIAIFGTRLRRAVPGAILAAWLAALLPGGSMAGTELVFGTYAADKPTATVKKYQPFLAFLAKRMSEELREPVTIRLKIAKEYEEGIRQLASGEVDFSRFGPASYVHVMKENPDVRIIAMESQNGQKRFKGVIVVHSDSTVQSVADLAGLSFAFGDELSTIGRYLAQEYLLDAGISSADLLEFAYLGRHDLVGEAVGAGRYTAGALKESTYKKLVAKGVPIRVLASFDNVTKPWLASPEMPAEVLEAMRKVMLSSENEEIVRRISKNGFLLGDDHDYDIIRRAMERSLAF; encoded by the coding sequence GTGAAACTGTTTAAGTGGACCTTTGGTATCATTGCGATTTTCGGGACGCGGCTGCGGCGTGCCGTCCCAGGTGCGATTCTGGCGGCTTGGCTTGCGGCACTGCTGCCCGGCGGTTCCATGGCCGGAACCGAATTGGTATTCGGCACCTACGCAGCGGATAAACCAACCGCAACGGTCAAAAAGTACCAGCCGTTTCTGGCCTTCCTGGCCAAGCGGATGAGCGAGGAGCTGAGGGAGCCGGTCACCATCCGGCTGAAGATCGCCAAGGAATACGAGGAAGGCATCCGCCAGCTGGCCAGCGGCGAGGTGGATTTCTCAAGGTTCGGCCCGGCGTCTTATGTGCATGTGATGAAGGAAAACCCGGACGTCCGGATCATCGCCATGGAATCGCAGAACGGACAGAAGCGGTTCAAGGGGGTGATCGTGGTTCACAGCGACAGCACGGTGCAGTCGGTCGCGGACCTGGCGGGCCTCAGCTTCGCCTTTGGCGATGAGCTGTCGACCATCGGCCGCTACCTGGCGCAGGAATATCTGCTGGACGCCGGCATCAGCAGTGCCGATCTGCTGGAATTTGCCTATCTCGGCCGCCACGACCTGGTGGGCGAGGCGGTGGGCGCGGGCCGGTACACTGCGGGCGCCCTGAAGGAAAGCACCTACAAGAAGCTGGTCGCCAAGGGGGTGCCGATCCGGGTGCTGGCGTCCTTTGACAATGTGACCAAGCCCTGGCTGGCGTCGCCGGAGATGCCGGCAGAGGTGCTGGAAGCGATGCGCAAGGTGATGCTGTCCTCGGAAAACGAGGAGATCGTGCGCCGGATTTCAAAGAACGGCTTCCTGCTGGGGGACGATCACGATTATGACATCATCCGCCGGGCGATGGAGCGCAGCCTGGCCTTTTAG
- a CDS encoding metal ABC transporter permease, which translates to MTLLDDFLIRAALAGIGVALAAAPLGCFVVWRRMAYFGDATAHASILGVALALSFDVSVFAGVLATALAMATTVSALAGRGYAMDTLLGVLAHSSLAFGLVAVSFLQGVRIDLMAYLFGDILAVGRADLAVIWGGAVLVLALLWWRWSALLTATLNPDLAHAAGIDPRREQMVLTIALALVVAVAIKVVGVLLIAAMLLIPAAAARPFAATPERMAAVAGLLGMLAATGGLQLAFVLDTPAGPSIVCFAAGLFAASSLTGLLLQRRRG; encoded by the coding sequence ATGACCCTGCTTGACGATTTCCTGATCCGCGCCGCGCTGGCGGGCATCGGCGTGGCCCTGGCCGCCGCCCCCTTGGGCTGTTTCGTGGTCTGGCGCCGGATGGCCTATTTCGGCGACGCCACCGCGCATGCCTCGATCCTCGGCGTGGCGCTGGCGCTCAGCTTTGATGTCTCGGTTTTTGCCGGTGTGCTGGCCACCGCGCTGGCGATGGCCACCACGGTATCGGCTCTTGCAGGGCGCGGCTATGCCATGGACACGCTCCTGGGGGTGCTGGCGCATTCCTCGCTCGCCTTCGGCCTGGTTGCGGTTTCCTTTCTGCAGGGGGTGCGGATCGACCTGATGGCCTATCTGTTCGGCGACATCCTGGCCGTGGGCCGGGCAGACCTGGCAGTGATCTGGGGCGGTGCGGTGCTGGTGCTGGCGCTGCTGTGGTGGCGCTGGTCGGCGCTGCTGACCGCCACCCTGAACCCGGATCTGGCCCATGCCGCCGGCATTGACCCCCGGCGCGAGCAGATGGTGCTGACCATCGCGCTGGCGCTGGTGGTGGCGGTGGCGATCAAGGTGGTGGGCGTGCTGCTGATTGCCGCGATGCTGCTGATCCCGGCGGCCGCGGCCCGCCCCTTTGCCGCAACACCGGAACGCATGGCGGCCGTTGCCGGTCTGCTGGGGATGCTGGCGGCCACCGGCGGGCTGCAGCTGGCCTTTGTGCTGGATACGCCCGCAGGCCCCAGCATCGTCTGCTTTGCTGCCGGGCTGTTCGCAGCTTCCAGCCTGACCGGGCTGCTGCTGCAGCGCCGCCGCGGCTAG
- a CDS encoding zinc ABC transporter substrate-binding protein, giving the protein MRKPGMWTASAAALLAGAGAVAAEVPRVAADIAPVHGLVARVMQGLGEPALVVPPGASPHGYAMRPSEARALDQADLVFWLGEALTPWLEAPLEELAGDAHRIELLEARGTTVLPFREGARFEAHDHGEHDNHGHQEHAGGHEGHAEHGEHGDHAEGHEDHDGHGDGHEGHADHDGHDHGAHTSAEGHGGREGHEEHAHGHHHEGADPHAWLLPANAQVWLDVIAEELAEHDPDNAAAYRANAEAGKQEIAETVATVSAQLAPFQDKPFIVFHDAYQYFEQGFGLQAAGAISLSDAVKPSPARVAEIRDVVADRKVACVFSEPQFNPGLVATVLEGTGAGTAVLDPLGAGLEPGAGFYPALLQDIGAAIAGCE; this is encoded by the coding sequence ATGCGGAAACCGGGGATGTGGACAGCCAGCGCGGCGGCCTTGCTGGCCGGGGCAGGGGCCGTGGCGGCAGAAGTGCCGCGTGTCGCGGCGGATATTGCGCCGGTGCACGGGCTGGTGGCGCGGGTGATGCAGGGGCTGGGTGAGCCAGCGCTGGTGGTGCCGCCCGGGGCCTCGCCGCATGGCTATGCGATGCGCCCCTCGGAAGCGCGGGCGCTGGATCAGGCGGATCTTGTGTTCTGGCTGGGCGAGGCGCTGACCCCCTGGCTGGAAGCCCCGCTGGAAGAGCTGGCCGGCGATGCGCACAGGATTGAACTGCTGGAGGCTAGGGGCACCACGGTGCTGCCGTTCCGCGAGGGCGCACGGTTTGAGGCGCATGATCATGGTGAGCATGACAATCACGGTCATCAGGAGCACGCCGGCGGCCATGAGGGTCATGCGGAACACGGTGAACATGGCGATCACGCCGAGGGGCATGAGGATCATGACGGGCATGGTGATGGCCATGAGGGTCATGCGGATCATGACGGCCATGATCACGGGGCGCATACCAGCGCAGAAGGCCACGGCGGCCGTGAAGGCCACGAAGAGCATGCCCATGGCCATCACCATGAGGGCGCTGATCCGCATGCCTGGCTGCTGCCGGCCAATGCGCAGGTGTGGCTGGACGTGATCGCAGAAGAGCTGGCAGAGCATGACCCGGATAATGCGGCGGCCTACCGGGCCAATGCCGAGGCCGGCAAGCAGGAGATCGCGGAAACCGTTGCAACCGTCTCGGCCCAGCTGGCGCCGTTCCAGGACAAGCCGTTCATCGTGTTCCACGATGCCTACCAGTATTTCGAGCAGGGCTTTGGCCTGCAGGCCGCCGGGGCGATCTCGCTGAGCGATGCGGTGAAGCCGAGCCCGGCGCGGGTTGCTGAAATCCGGGATGTGGTGGCGGATCGGAAAGTGGCCTGCGTGTTCTCGGAGCCGCAGTTCAACCCGGGGCTGGTTGCCACCGTGCTGGAAGGCACTGGGGCTGGAACTGCGGTGCTGGATCCGCTGGGGGCAGGGCTGGAGCCGGGGGCTGGCTTTTATCCGGCGCTGCTGCAGGACATCGGCGCGGCGATTGCCGGTTGCGAGTAA
- a CDS encoding Fur family transcriptional regulator: MDSIGFAPHDHSSCIQDGIAAVDAQCRAEGLQFTPVRRRVLEILLQEHRALGAYEILDRLREEGLGSQPPVAYRALDFLVKNGFAHKIERLNAFIACTHPGESHAPVFLICRACDAVAEAQREPTQGQLGQAARDAGFVIERAVIEAEGLCPKCQEKPAA, translated from the coding sequence ATGGACTCCATCGGCTTTGCCCCGCACGACCACAGCAGCTGCATCCAGGACGGCATCGCCGCCGTGGACGCCCAGTGCCGGGCCGAAGGCCTGCAGTTCACCCCGGTCCGCCGCCGGGTGCTGGAGATCCTGCTGCAGGAACACCGCGCGCTGGGGGCCTATGAAATCCTCGACCGGCTGCGCGAAGAGGGTCTTGGCTCGCAACCGCCCGTCGCCTACCGCGCGCTGGATTTCCTGGTCAAAAACGGCTTTGCCCATAAGATCGAGCGCTTGAACGCCTTCATCGCCTGCACCCATCCGGGCGAGAGCCACGCGCCGGTCTTCCTGATCTGCCGCGCTTGCGACGCCGTGGCCGAAGCGCAGCGCGAACCCACCCAGGGCCAGCTCGGCCAGGCCGCCCGCGACGCAGGTTTCGTGATCGAACGCGCGGTAATCGAGGCCGAGGGCCTGTGCCCCAAATGCCAAGAGAAGCCCGCCGCATGA
- a CDS encoding aldehyde dehydrogenase family protein, which produces MPHSAILAAAGLTQSELSGGSLSVTTPVDGSEIARLKTHSAAEAQAQIAAAKAAFKSWRLVPAPRRGELVRLLGEELRREKENLGRLVTLECGKIYQEGLGEVQEMIDICDFAVGLSRQLYGLTIASERPGHAMRESWHPMGTCGIITAFNFPVAPWCWNAALALVCGDPVIWKPSEKTPLTALAVQKICDRAMAAFGGDAPEGLIQVLIGERDLGEALTASKDVAIISATGSVPMGKAVAGDMSKRLGRTILELGGNNAMIVAPSADLEMALRAIVFSAVGTAGQRCTSLRRLIVHEGIYDALIPRLIKAYEGLPIGDPLADGTLVGPLIDRAALDAMTSALGRAKAEGGTVHGGTRALADSHGDAAYVHPAIVEMPAQTAIMHTETFAPILYVVKYSDLGQAIEMQNEVPQGLSSCIFSTDVRETEYFLSAAGSDCGIANVNIGPSGAEIGGAFGGEKETGGGRESGSDAWKGYMRRQTNTVNYSRALPLAQGIKFDI; this is translated from the coding sequence ATGCCCCATTCCGCCATCCTCGCCGCCGCTGGCCTCACCCAATCCGAACTATCCGGCGGCAGCCTCTCTGTCACCACGCCGGTAGACGGCAGCGAAATCGCCCGCCTGAAAACCCACTCCGCGGCAGAAGCCCAAGCGCAGATCGCCGCTGCCAAGGCTGCCTTCAAGTCCTGGCGCCTGGTGCCGGCCCCGCGCCGCGGTGAACTGGTGCGCCTGCTGGGTGAGGAGCTGCGCCGCGAAAAGGAAAACCTGGGCCGCCTTGTCACCCTGGAATGCGGCAAGATCTACCAGGAGGGCCTGGGCGAAGTGCAGGAGATGATCGACATCTGCGACTTCGCGGTGGGCCTGTCGCGCCAGCTCTACGGCCTCACCATCGCGTCCGAACGCCCCGGCCACGCCATGCGCGAGAGCTGGCATCCGATGGGCACCTGCGGCATCATCACCGCCTTCAACTTCCCCGTCGCCCCCTGGTGCTGGAACGCCGCGCTGGCACTGGTCTGCGGCGATCCGGTGATCTGGAAACCGTCAGAGAAAACCCCGCTCACCGCGCTGGCCGTGCAGAAAATCTGCGACCGCGCCATGGCGGCCTTTGGCGGGGACGCGCCCGAGGGCCTGATCCAGGTGCTGATCGGCGAGCGTGATCTGGGCGAGGCGCTGACCGCCTCCAAGGACGTCGCCATCATCTCCGCCACCGGCTCTGTTCCAATGGGCAAGGCGGTTGCGGGGGATATGTCGAAACGCCTCGGCCGCACCATTCTGGAACTGGGCGGCAACAACGCAATGATCGTGGCGCCCTCCGCCGATCTGGAAATGGCCCTGCGCGCCATCGTGTTCTCCGCCGTCGGCACCGCCGGCCAGCGCTGCACGTCGCTCCGCCGCCTGATTGTGCATGAAGGTATTTATGACGCGCTGATCCCGCGCCTGATCAAGGCCTACGAGGGCCTGCCCATCGGCGATCCGCTGGCCGATGGAACCCTGGTCGGCCCGCTGATCGACCGCGCCGCGCTGGATGCGATGACCAGCGCACTGGGCCGCGCCAAGGCCGAAGGCGGCACCGTTCACGGCGGCACCCGCGCGCTGGCGGACAGCCACGGGGATGCGGCCTATGTGCACCCGGCGATTGTCGAAATGCCCGCCCAGACGGCGATCATGCACACCGAAACCTTCGCCCCGATCCTCTATGTGGTGAAGTATTCAGACCTCGGCCAAGCCATTGAAATGCAGAACGAAGTGCCGCAGGGCCTCTCCTCCTGCATCTTCTCCACCGACGTGCGCGAAACCGAATATTTCCTCTCGGCAGCGGGCTCCGACTGCGGTATTGCCAATGTGAACATCGGCCCCTCCGGCGCGGAAATCGGCGGCGCTTTCGGGGGCGAGAAGGAGACGGGCGGCGGCCGTGAAAGCGGCTCCGACGCCTGGAAAGGGTACATGCGCCGGCAGACCAACACCGTGAACTATTCACGCGCGCTGCCGCTTGCTCAGGGGATCAAGTTTGACATCTGA
- a CDS encoding FAD-binding oxidoreductase produces the protein MTSDLASGLWHQTCQENPAFPELIGEVTADLVVIGGGYTGCAAALKAAELGASAILIEAEEIGSGGSGRNVGLANAGLWLPPEDINAALGAETGSRLSELLAGAPEMVFSLIKKHAIRCEAENSGTLHCAHAPAGMKDLQRRHAQLTAIGAPVELLPREDAIQRTGSEAVHGALFDPRAGTIQPLAYARGLARAAAAAGAKIHAQSPATAISREGPTWHVATPKGSLRAKHLIMATNAYAREISGYSTPQVIPVHYFQAATDPLPGPLLDKILPMKEGCWDTALVMSSWRLDQAGRLVIGGMGALSHFGSALHRSWLPRKLAALYPELKDAALRSHWHGRIAMTSEHLPKILDLQGGYACFGYSGRGIGPGTLFGARLAEALLSADSACLPVPPATGHSLSFAGLRSAYYETGATLTHLISDR, from the coding sequence TTGACATCTGACCTGGCGTCCGGCCTCTGGCACCAAACCTGCCAGGAAAACCCCGCCTTCCCGGAACTCATCGGGGAGGTTACGGCCGACCTCGTGGTGATCGGCGGCGGCTACACCGGCTGCGCCGCGGCGCTGAAGGCCGCGGAACTGGGTGCCTCGGCCATCCTCATTGAAGCGGAGGAGATCGGCAGCGGCGGGTCGGGGCGCAATGTGGGGCTGGCCAATGCCGGCCTCTGGCTGCCGCCCGAGGACATCAACGCCGCATTGGGCGCCGAGACCGGCAGCCGCCTGTCAGAACTGCTGGCAGGCGCCCCGGAGATGGTGTTCTCGCTGATCAAAAAACACGCCATCCGATGCGAGGCGGAAAACAGCGGCACCCTGCACTGCGCCCACGCGCCCGCCGGCATGAAAGACCTGCAGCGCCGCCACGCGCAGCTCACCGCCATCGGCGCCCCGGTCGAACTGCTGCCGCGCGAAGACGCCATTCAGCGCACCGGATCCGAGGCCGTGCACGGCGCCCTGTTCGACCCGCGCGCGGGCACCATCCAGCCGCTGGCCTATGCGCGCGGCCTTGCCCGCGCTGCCGCCGCGGCGGGCGCGAAGATCCACGCGCAATCGCCTGCCACCGCCATAAGCCGTGAAGGCCCCACTTGGCATGTGGCAACGCCCAAGGGCAGCCTCCGCGCCAAGCATCTGATCATGGCCACCAATGCCTACGCCCGCGAGATCTCCGGCTACAGCACGCCGCAGGTCATCCCGGTGCATTATTTCCAGGCCGCCACCGATCCGCTGCCCGGCCCGCTGCTGGACAAGATCCTGCCAATGAAGGAAGGCTGCTGGGACACCGCGCTGGTGATGTCGTCCTGGCGGCTGGATCAGGCCGGGCGGCTGGTGATCGGCGGCATGGGCGCGCTCAGCCATTTCGGCAGCGCCCTGCACCGCAGCTGGCTGCCCCGCAAACTGGCCGCGCTGTACCCGGAGCTCAAAGACGCAGCCCTGCGCAGCCACTGGCATGGCCGCATCGCCATGACCTCCGAACACCTGCCCAAGATCCTGGACCTGCAGGGCGGCTATGCCTGTTTCGGCTATTCCGGCCGCGGCATCGGCCCCGGCACTTTGTTTGGCGCGCGCCTCGCTGAGGCGCTGCTGAGCGCGGACAGCGCCTGCCTGCCTGTGCCGCCGGCCACAGGCCACAGCCTGTCATTCGCTGGCCTGCGCAGCGCCTACTATGAGACCGGCGCCACGCTCACCCATCTGATCAGCGACAGATAA
- the znuC gene encoding zinc ABC transporter ATP-binding protein ZnuC: MSSLISLDGLTVAHGGNTVLSGVSLSIAPGEIVTVVGPNGSGKSTLLRSVIGALKPSRGSVTRAPGLRIGYVPQKLHIDPTLPLTVRRFLSLPDRVSDARAAEALQQAGAGDLAARQMASLSGGQFQRVLLARALLCNPQLLILDEATQGLDQPGSAAFYQRIEKVRQDLGCAVLMVSHELHVVMAASDRVICLNGHVCCEGAPEHVASAPEYRALFGTGTQGALALYRHEHNHSHDHDCKHDHHHEAAE, from the coding sequence ATGAGCAGCCTGATTTCCCTGGACGGCCTCACCGTCGCCCATGGCGGCAACACGGTACTGTCCGGTGTCAGCCTGTCGATTGCCCCGGGTGAGATCGTCACTGTTGTCGGCCCCAACGGCTCCGGCAAGTCCACCCTCTTGCGCAGCGTGATCGGGGCGCTGAAACCCTCCCGCGGCAGCGTCACCCGGGCGCCGGGGCTGCGCATCGGCTATGTGCCGCAGAAATTGCACATCGACCCCACCCTGCCGCTGACGGTGCGCCGCTTCCTCAGCCTGCCGGACCGTGTGTCTGACGCCCGCGCCGCGGAGGCATTGCAGCAGGCCGGCGCCGGCGATCTGGCGGCACGGCAGATGGCCAGCCTGTCGGGCGGCCAGTTCCAGCGGGTGCTGCTGGCCCGCGCGCTGCTGTGCAATCCGCAGCTGCTGATCCTGGACGAGGCGACCCAAGGCCTCGATCAGCCCGGCTCTGCCGCTTTTTACCAGCGCATCGAGAAGGTCCGCCAGGACCTGGGCTGCGCTGTGCTGATGGTCAGCCACGAGCTGCATGTGGTGATGGCGGCCTCCGACCGGGTGATCTGCCTCAATGGCCATGTCTGCTGCGAGGGCGCCCCGGAGCATGTTGCCTCTGCCCCGGAATACCGGGCGCTGTTCGGCACCGGAACCCAAGGCGCCCTGGCGCTCTACCGGCATGAGCACAACCACAGCCATGACCACGACTGCAAACACGATCACCACCATGAGGCGGCGGAATGA
- a CDS encoding LysR substrate-binding domain-containing protein encodes MIAPRRFLPSIPSLLALEAVDRLGSASAAAEDLSLTQSAISRQLKQLEEQMGVDLIARDQMRMQLTPAGTGFAKEARAILTRLAQASVKLRANPDGGSFTLSILPSFGLHWLAPRLKDFAASHPGITVNLHTHNLPFSFDAGTAQAAIHYGTRDWPGVEYLPLMPKHVLPVCAPGLMAGPVASPAELLDYPLLHLETHPDCWEQWFHLHDVPAVKLRGMLFDQSSAMTQGAVHGLGVALLPDFLAENEIAQGRLALAMEGDAVSLGEYFLVWPADQAEDYPLIKFREWLMAQLEET; translated from the coding sequence ATGATTGCCCCGCGCCGCTTTCTGCCCTCGATCCCGTCGCTCTTGGCGCTGGAGGCCGTGGACCGGCTGGGCAGCGCCTCGGCGGCGGCAGAGGATCTGTCGCTGACGCAAAGCGCCATCAGCCGCCAGCTGAAGCAGCTGGAGGAGCAGATGGGGGTCGATCTGATTGCCCGCGATCAGATGCGGATGCAGCTGACACCGGCTGGCACGGGATTTGCCAAGGAGGCGCGGGCGATCCTGACCCGGCTGGCGCAGGCCTCGGTCAAGCTGCGGGCCAACCCGGACGGCGGCAGTTTCACCCTGTCGATCCTGCCGTCCTTTGGCCTGCATTGGCTGGCGCCGCGGCTGAAGGATTTTGCCGCGTCCCATCCCGGCATCACCGTGAACCTGCACACCCACAACCTGCCGTTCAGCTTTGACGCGGGGACGGCGCAGGCGGCGATCCACTACGGCACCCGGGACTGGCCGGGGGTGGAGTATCTGCCGCTGATGCCGAAACATGTGCTGCCGGTCTGCGCGCCGGGGCTGATGGCGGGGCCGGTGGCCAGCCCGGCGGAGCTGCTGGATTATCCGCTGCTGCACCTTGAAACCCATCCCGACTGCTGGGAGCAGTGGTTTCACCTGCACGATGTGCCGGCGGTGAAGCTGCGGGGGATGCTGTTTGACCAGTCGTCTGCGATGACGCAGGGCGCGGTGCATGGGCTGGGGGTGGCGCTGCTGCCGGATTTTCTGGCCGAAAACGAGATTGCGCAGGGGCGGCTGGCGCTGGCGATGGAGGGCGATGCGGTGAGTCTGGGCGAGTATTTCCTGGTCTGGCCGGCGGATCAGGCGGAGGACTATCCGCTGATCAAGTTCCGCGAGTGGCTGATGGCTCAGCTGGAGGAGACCTGA
- a CDS encoding response regulator has product MKRTSILFQIVLSLLLAASAVGLVVGDLAQRQEAQRLEEQLAEQADLTVSLLSGLMLESIIVEDVPVLETGLIEAVTRKPQIVSIQIRSPAGKLLASAEAAGTPPDGGRVMYERPIELEGAVFGTMVVEWSTREGEALVAASVRQIIIWTVVPVLVLSFMVLLLVHGLALRPLQMIHKRMSDAISGLRSPAERLPWYASREFRALDFSVGVLEETFAERDEREFALEQARETADIANRAKSEFLANMSHEIRTPMNGVIGMAELLQETRLDEDQQMYAETISKSGSALLTIINDILNFSKIEAGKVEFSIEAFNLQTAVEDVVTLLSPKAAEKGVEITMRYDPALPEVFEGDAGRIRQVITNVAGNAVKFTREGYVYIEVTGQLQDSGSHMLQLQVRDTGIGIEPARVGKIFRAFEQADNAATRNFEGTGLGLAITSRLLALMGGSVQVESEPGKGSVFTIRVPLRAGGRPEAAPAGRPQNFAGLQGLLVDDLELNRVILSERLSTWGVSCTLAASAHEGLEILADAQLDGRRFDFIVLDYQMPAMDGRALAARIRSMPGFEAVPLIILSSVEHALSRADCEAIGTCEFALKPVRSVQLRQVLERVLSLPPARNADPGPGRNAGPGLPERRLKLLLAEDNRTNQLVVTKMLKDAPLDITIARNGIEAVAQFRAERPDIVLMDMMMPEMDGLEATTQMRRIEAAGGGKCPIVALTANALQAHREKCLQAGMDDFLSKPINKKALTDAISKWTGAPDLQRTGS; this is encoded by the coding sequence ATGAAACGGACAAGCATTCTTTTCCAGATCGTGCTGTCGCTGCTGCTGGCGGCTTCGGCTGTCGGCTTGGTGGTCGGCGATCTGGCGCAGCGCCAGGAGGCGCAGCGGCTGGAAGAGCAGCTGGCGGAACAGGCGGATCTCACCGTTTCGCTGCTGAGCGGGCTGATGCTGGAATCGATCATCGTCGAGGATGTGCCGGTGCTGGAAACCGGCCTGATCGAGGCCGTCACCCGCAAGCCGCAGATCGTGTCCATCCAGATCCGCAGCCCGGCAGGCAAACTGCTGGCGTCGGCTGAAGCGGCCGGCACGCCGCCTGACGGCGGCCGGGTCATGTATGAGCGGCCGATCGAGCTGGAAGGCGCGGTCTTCGGCACCATGGTGGTCGAGTGGTCGACCCGGGAAGGCGAGGCGCTGGTGGCGGCCTCGGTGCGCCAGATCATCATCTGGACGGTGGTGCCGGTGCTGGTTCTGTCCTTTATGGTGCTGCTGCTGGTGCATGGGCTGGCCCTGCGGCCGCTGCAGATGATCCACAAGCGGATGTCGGATGCGATTTCCGGCTTGCGCAGCCCGGCGGAAAGGCTGCCGTGGTACGCCTCGCGGGAGTTCCGGGCGTTGGATTTCTCGGTTGGCGTGCTGGAGGAAACCTTTGCCGAGCGGGACGAGCGCGAATTTGCGCTGGAGCAGGCGCGCGAGACGGCGGATATCGCCAACCGGGCGAAATCGGAATTCCTTGCCAATATGAGCCATGAGATCCGCACGCCGATGAACGGGGTCATCGGCATGGCGGAACTGCTGCAGGAAACCAGGCTGGACGAAGACCAGCAGATGTATGCGGAGACGATCTCCAAGTCGGGGTCCGCCCTGCTGACAATCATCAACGATATCCTGAATTTCTCCAAGATCGAGGCCGGCAAGGTCGAATTCAGCATCGAAGCCTTCAACCTGCAGACTGCGGTCGAAGACGTGGTCACCCTGCTGTCGCCGAAGGCGGCGGAGAAGGGGGTCGAGATCACCATGCGCTATGACCCGGCCTTGCCCGAAGTGTTTGAAGGCGATGCCGGCCGGATCCGGCAGGTGATCACCAATGTGGCGGGCAATGCCGTCAAGTTCACCCGCGAGGGGTATGTTTATATCGAGGTGACCGGGCAGCTGCAGGACTCCGGCAGCCACATGCTGCAGCTGCAGGTGCGCGACACCGGCATTGGCATTGAGCCGGCCCGTGTGGGCAAGATCTTCCGGGCCTTCGAGCAGGCCGACAACGCCGCCACCCGGAACTTTGAGGGCACCGGTCTGGGGCTGGCGATCACCTCCCGGCTGCTGGCGCTGATGGGCGGATCGGTGCAGGTGGAGTCGGAGCCCGGCAAAGGGTCCGTGTTCACAATCCGCGTTCCGCTGCGGGCCGGCGGCCGCCCTGAAGCCGCGCCGGCGGGACGCCCGCAGAATTTCGCCGGGCTGCAGGGCCTGCTAGTGGATGATCTGGAGCTGAACCGGGTGATCCTGTCGGAACGGCTGAGCACCTGGGGGGTGTCCTGCACCCTGGCGGCATCTGCGCATGAGGGGCTGGAAATCCTGGCGGATGCGCAGCTGGACGGGCGCCGGTTCGATTTTATTGTTCTGGACTACCAGATGCCGGCCATGGACGGGCGCGCCCTTGCGGCGCGGATCCGGTCGATGCCAGGCTTTGAGGCGGTGCCGCTGATCATCCTGTCGTCCGTGGAGCACGCGCTGAGCCGGGCCGACTGCGAGGCAATCGGAACCTGCGAATTCGCGCTGAAACCGGTGCGGTCTGTGCAGCTGCGGCAGGTGCTTGAACGGGTGCTGAGCCTGCCGCCCGCCCGCAATGCGGACCCGGGTCCGGGCCGCAACGCCGGGCCGGGGTTGCCGGAACGCCGCCTGAAGCTGCTGCTTGCCGAGGACAACCGCACCAATCAGCTGGTGGTGACCAAGATGCTGAAGGATGCGCCGCTGGATATCACAATTGCCAGGAACGGCATTGAGGCGGTGGCGCAGTTCCGCGCCGAACGGCCCGATATCGTGCTGATGGACATGATGATGCCGGAGATGGACGGGCTGGAAGCCACCACCCAGATGCGCCGGATCGAGGCCGCAGGCGGGGGCAAATGCCCGATCGTTGCGCTGACCGCCAACGCGCTGCAGGCGCACCGGGAAAAGTGCCTGCAGGCGGGCATGGACGACTTCCTGAGCAAGCCGATCAACAAGAAAGCCCTGACAGATGCGATCAGCAAATGGACGGGGGCCCCGGACCTGCAGCGCACGGGCAGCTGA